A single window of Solenopsis invicta isolate M01_SB chromosome 3, UNIL_Sinv_3.0, whole genome shotgun sequence DNA harbors:
- the LOC105198830 gene encoding uncharacterized protein LOC105198830, whose product MATTETYQIKSTTKGISRRNVVPIIHVRGTHYEIGFDIGRTFAKMIQNFVDAYGPLNEIYLPIFATEEGKKVYNETLDAVKKQFPQYLREIEGTADGANVPFHKLFLMHLDDILPNVTGIQGNALPVGCTTIMCNQSGHEILGHNEDALRETLNHWYLVNAHVIEKGYKEEKFTSLSYAGFLPGYTMGYNHHGLVYSINTLSAAVLRSGKTPRYFLTRALLGVENFVQAQRTLKNEGYGAAEGFSVNMTFIAQEDDRMFHNVEVGPAETGANRSQLIVLTIKLGENTSHCNKYLRLKVAEVGGRIMESSIRRAETISKHPPVKCRQDVINILSDQTGKKYGIYRDDLGSEVKTIATGIFDCIERTWSIYTDIPQFNEPIVVIPMQLRNFAASQNDKAK is encoded by the exons ATGGCAACGACCGAAACGTACCAGATCAAGTCGACGACCAAGGGCATAAGCCGCAGAAATGTCGTTCCCATAATTCACGTTCGAGGAACCCACTATGAGATCGGCTTTGATATC GGACGCACCTTTGCCAAGATGATCCAAAACTTTGTCGACGCCTATGGACCGTTGAACGAAATCTATCTGCCAATATTCGCGACCGAGGAGGGCAAAAAGGTTTATAATGAAACTCTTGACGCGGTCAAGAAACAGTTTCCGCAATATTTGAGGGAGATCGAGGGGACGGCAGACGGAGCAAACGTGCCGTTCCACAAA CTATTTCTGATGCATTTGGACGACATTCTTCCGAACGTTACTGGAATACAAGGAAATGCACTTCCAGTCGGTTGTACAACCATCATGTGCAATCAATCGGGACAT GAGATTTTAGGTCACAATGAGGATGCTCTTAGGGAGACTTTGAATCACTGGTATCTCGTGAATGCTCACGTAATTGAGAAGGGTTACAAAGAGGAGAAGTTCACGTCGTTGAGTTACGCTGGTTTCCTACCGGGTTACACGATGGGTTACAACCACCATGGCCTCGTTTACAGCATTAACACCCTCAGTGCTGCGGTTCTACGATCCGGCAAGACTC CGCGATACTTCCTAACGCGAGCACTGCTGGGCGTGGAGAATTTCGTACAAGCGCAACGGACGTTGAAGAACGAGGGTTACGGTGCGGCGGAGGGCTTCTCAGTGAACATGACGTTCATCGCACAAGAGGACGACCGGATGTTTCACAACGTCGAGGTGGGCCCGGCTGAAACAGGCGCGAACCGGTCGCAGCTCATCGTCCTGACTATTAAGCTGGGCGAGAATACCTCGCATTGCAACAA GTATCTACGTCTAAAAGTGGCGGAAGTGGGAGGAAGAATCATGGAGAGCAGCATCAGGAGAGCGGAAACGATTTCGAAGCATCCGCCAGTTAAATGTCGTCAGGATGTAATCAACATACTTAGTGATCAGACAGGCAAGAAGTATGGGATTTATCGAGACGATCTCGGTAGCGAGGTCAAGACGATTGCCACtg GCATCTTCGACTGCATTGAACGTACGTGGTCTATTTACACGGACATCCCGCAGTTCAACGAGCCAATAGTGGTGATACCTATGCAACTTCGTAATTTCGCGGCTTCACAAAATGACAAAGCAAAATAA